The Dasypus novemcinctus isolate mDasNov1 chromosome 12, mDasNov1.1.hap2, whole genome shotgun sequence genome includes a window with the following:
- the LOC131280776 gene encoding basic proline-rich protein-like, whose translation MLPSPLMLHSANTDPERGGKDAAESLPRSERPSPRSLPPHATTPGQGARQPRASPAAPQPPPHCPCPQPPSALPLLAAPAPQLRSALPLPRCPLRTAPAPLSPPHCPCPAAPSALPLPRCPLRTAPARSPPPHCPCLQPLPHRPCPAAPLRTAPAPQSPSALSLPRSPSALPLPRCPLRTAPARSPPPHCPCPAAPPHCPCPAVPSALPLPAAPLRTAPACSPCPAAPLRTAPAPLPPPHCPCPQPPSALPLPRSPPPHCPCPAAPLRTAPAPLPPAHCPCPAAPLRTAPAPLPPPHCPCPQPPSALPLPRSPPPHCPCPQPPSALPLPRSPPPHCPCPAVPLRTVPAPQPLRTAPCPEPPPHCPLPGAPSALPLPRSPLPRSPLRTAPARSRAPLTPRRRTTVGGVRAGARAGAGPAGGGWRAAGRAVPPREALAAGCRAQGAGVPAPPPPRTPPPAAEARRPRKRGARTAGGGSRRPARAPRAAGSVRAAGGEVRGAARCAGRRLARSAGSLRSGRGSPRRRPRPPGARPSPPLRPAFYAFPFFFFLKPTILKDGKPGRGKRGGKTNPISCDHTVAGGACWVPFPLVCWGGGAGLIKGRGSFRPAAPPWGPLWTRDPLVPPHGLRRVSASGSRGHVQSQGPTGQPPPPSSTARPSAKETSQRGGAREDPSPARVPNLSPLRAPPEPRSPRSFQPAVPARGPLSAFSLCPSPRAGFARVEGTQPIGKFCRDSTAVLEPYKPPSFPVPPQRRISRADPKGNPAASELGLR comes from the exons ATGCTGCCCTCCCCCCTCATGCTGCATTCAGCAAACACCGACCCCGAgaggggaggaaaagatgctgcAGAATCGCTGCCAAGAAGCGAGCGGCCCTCTCCCAGGAGCCTCCCGCCGCACGCCA CGACCCCAGGCCAGGGCGCCCGGCAGCCCCGAGCCTCCCCTGCGGCCCCGCAGCCCCCTCCGCACTGCCCCTGCCCGCAGCCCCCCTCCGCACTGCCCCTGCTCGCAGCCCCTGCCCCGCAGCTCCGCTCCGCACTGCCCCTGCCCCGCTGTCCCCTCCGCACTGCCCCTGCCCCGCTGTCCCCTCCGCACTGTCCCTGCCCCGCTGCCCCCTCCGCACTGCCCCTGCCCCGCTGTCCCCTCCGCACTGCCCCTGCCCGCAGCCCCCCTCCGCACTGCCCCTGCTTGCAGCCCCTGCCCCACAGGCCCTGCCCCGCAGCTCCGCTCCGCACTGCCCCTGCCCCGCAGTCCCCCTCCGCACTGTCCCTGCCCCGCAGCCCCTCCGCACTGCCCCTGCCCCGCTGTCCCCTCCGCACTGCCCCTGCCCGCAGCCCCCCTCCGCACTGTCCCTGCCCCGCAGCCCCTCCGCACTGCCCCTGCCCCGCTGTCCCCTCCGCACTGCCCCTGCCCGCAGCCCCCCTCCGCACTGCCCCTGCTTGCAGCCCCTGCCCCGCAGCCCCCCTCCGCACTGCCCCTGCCCCGCTGCCCCCTCCGCACTGCCCCTGCCCGCAGCCCCCCTCCGCACTGCCCCTGCCCCGCAGTCCCCCTCCGCACTGTCCCTGCCCCGCAGCCCCCCTCCGCACTGCCCCTGCCCCGCTGCCCCCTGCGCACTGCCCCTGCCCCGCAGCCCCCCTCCGCACTGCCCCTGCCCCGCTGCCCCCTCCGCACTGCCCCTGCCCGCAGCCCCCCTCCGCACTGCCCCTGCCCCGCAGCCCCCCTCCGCACTGCCCCTGCCCGCAGCCCCCCTCCGCACTGCCCCTGCCCCGCAGTCCCCCTCCGCACTGCCCCTGCCCCGCAGTCCCCCTCCGCACTGTCCCTGCCCCGCAGCCCCTCCGCACTGCCCCTTGCCCGGAGCCCCCTCCGCACTGCCCCTTGCCCGGAGCCCCCTCCGCACTGCCCCTGCCCCGCAGCCCCCTGCCCCGCAGCCCCCTCCGTACTGCCCCTGCCCGCAGCCGGGCTCCACTCACCCCGCGCCGAAGGACGACGGTCGGCGGCGTCAGGGCCGGGGCCCGGGCCGGCGCGGGGCCGGCGGGCGGAGGCtggcgggcggcggggcgcgcCGTGCCGCCGCGGGAGGCGCTGGCTGCGGGCTGCCGGGCCCAGGGCGCGGGGGTCCcagccccgccgccgccgcgcaccccgcccccggccgcAGAGGCGCGGCGGCCGCGAAAACGCGGAGCGCGGACGGCGGGCGGCGGGAGCAGGCGGCCGGCTCGGGCCCCGCGCGCCGCCGGGTCGGTGCGGGCTGCGGGCGGCGAGGTGCGCGGGGCGGCGAGGTGCGCGGGGCGGCGGCTCGCGCGGTCTGCGGGATCGCTGCGCTCCGGGCGCGGTTCCCCGCGGCGCCGCCCGCGTCCCCCGGGCGCTCGGCCGTCGCCTCCGCTCCGCCCAGCTTTTTatgcctttcctttttttttttttttaaaaccaacaaTCCTAAAGGATGGAAAgccaggaagggggaaaaggggtggAAAGACAAACCCAATTTCCTGTGATCACACGGTTGCGGGGGGCGCCTGCTGGGTTCCTTTTCCTTTGGTATgttggggggggggtgcggggttAATTAAAGGCCGAGGTTCCTTCCGGCCCGCCGCGCccccctggggccccctttgGACTCGGGACCCTCTCGTGCCACCTCACGGGCTGCGCCGGGTCAGCGCCTCGGGGTCCAGGGGGCATGTGCAGAGCCAGGGGCCAACGGGGCAGCCTCCGCCCCCCTCCTCGACGGCCaggcccagcgcgaaggaaaccTCCCAGCGTGGGGGTGCCCGCGAGGACCCCAGCCCAGCGCGAGTCCCGAACCTGAGCCCGCTGCGCGCGCCCCCAGAGCCGCGTTCCCCGCGCTCGTTCCAGCCCGCGGTGCCTGCGCGCGGCCCGCTCTCCGCGTTTTCCCTCTGCCCGAGTCCCAGGGCTGGGTTCGCTCGCGTGGAAGGGACCCAGCCTATTGGGAAGTTCTGCCGCGACTCGACTGCGGTCTTAGAACCTTACAAGCCCCCGTCCTTCCCAGTTCCTCCTCAGCGCAGGATCTCGAGGGCAGACCCAAAGGGCAACCCTGCAGCTTCAGAGCTGGGGCTCCGGtga